In Geotalea uraniireducens, one genomic interval encodes:
- a CDS encoding DUF4139 domain-containing protein, producing the protein MKKRSLLAVPTLALLLAAPAVFAAPPSPVAPVVSSEADQTGLALTIYNDNLALVKDRRTVRLGTGNGELRFMDVASQIIPASVSVTSPTGGLQVLEQNYEYDLLSPQKLLDKYVGKEVKLYQKNPQTEREEVVSATLLSTNGGPVYRIGNEITFGHPGRVIFPRVPDDLIARPTLVWLLANSGSGPRELDASYLTGGIGWRADYVLTLNEGDDLADLAGWVTIDNRSGTTYRNATLKLVAGDINRVPEQQFRKEALVMRSAAAPVPQFREEGFFEYHLYTLQRPSTIKDNQTKQLSLLQAGGIPLQKEFVFKGDAFSYLNPAGEAAGNRKVGVFVEFANRAEEHLGLPLPKGIVRVYKRDKDGSLQFVGEDTIDHTPAKEKVRVKLGDAFDVVGERRQTDWKKIASDTYEAAFRIILRNHKQQDIAIRVVEPVPGDWTILSSTVPCRTGEGHTAEFTVPVPKDGEAILDYRVRLRY; encoded by the coding sequence GCCGGCCGTCTTCGCCGCCCCACCTTCCCCCGTTGCTCCCGTCGTCAGTAGTGAAGCCGACCAGACCGGCCTGGCCCTCACCATCTACAACGACAATCTCGCCCTGGTCAAGGACCGGCGGACGGTACGCCTCGGCACCGGGAACGGCGAGCTGCGCTTCATGGACGTGGCATCCCAGATCATCCCCGCCAGCGTCTCGGTAACCTCGCCGACCGGCGGCCTGCAAGTGTTGGAGCAAAACTACGAGTACGACCTCCTTTCACCGCAAAAGCTCCTCGACAAGTATGTCGGCAAGGAGGTGAAGCTCTACCAGAAAAATCCCCAGACCGAGCGGGAGGAAGTAGTGAGCGCTACGCTCCTTTCGACCAACGGCGGGCCGGTCTACCGGATCGGCAACGAGATAACCTTTGGCCACCCCGGCCGGGTGATCTTCCCCCGGGTTCCCGACGACCTGATCGCCCGGCCGACCCTGGTCTGGCTGCTGGCGAACAGCGGCAGCGGGCCACGGGAGCTCGATGCCTCCTACCTCACCGGCGGGATCGGCTGGCGGGCCGACTACGTGCTTACCCTGAACGAAGGGGACGATCTGGCCGACCTGGCCGGCTGGGTTACCATCGACAACCGGAGTGGCACCACCTACCGCAATGCCACCCTCAAGCTGGTAGCCGGCGACATCAACCGGGTGCCCGAGCAGCAGTTCAGAAAAGAGGCGCTGGTGATGCGCTCTGCCGCCGCTCCGGTGCCCCAATTCCGGGAAGAGGGGTTTTTCGAATACCACCTCTATACGCTGCAGCGGCCGTCAACGATCAAGGACAACCAGACCAAGCAACTGAGCCTGCTCCAGGCCGGGGGAATTCCGCTGCAGAAGGAGTTCGTCTTCAAGGGGGACGCCTTCTCCTACCTCAACCCCGCCGGTGAAGCGGCCGGCAACCGCAAGGTCGGGGTCTTCGTGGAATTTGCCAACCGGGCCGAAGAGCACCTCGGCCTGCCGCTGCCGAAGGGGATCGTGCGGGTCTACAAGCGCGATAAGGACGGTAGCCTGCAGTTCGTCGGCGAGGATACCATCGACCATACGCCGGCCAAGGAGAAAGTGCGGGTCAAGCTGGGGGATGCCTTTGACGTGGTGGGTGAGCGGCGCCAGACCGACTGGAAAAAGATTGCCAGCGATACCTACGAGGCCGCTTTCCGGATCATCCTGCGCAACCACAAGCAGCAGGATATCGCCATCCGGGTGGTGGAGCCGGTGCCGGGCGACTGGACCATCCTCTCTTCCACCGTCCCCTGCCGGACGGGCGAGGGCCACACCGCCGAGTTCACGGTGCCGGTGCCGAAGGACGGCGAGGCGATCCTCGACTATCGGGTGCGGCTCCGTTATTGA